A portion of the Halorubrum sp. BV1 genome contains these proteins:
- a CDS encoding transcription initiation factor IIB family protein: MRQEHNIEQPLDNLNQASEYIENSVCPECSGQITHNDTGGESTCEDCGLIFKENRIDHGPEWRAFTSEERDEKSRVGSPTTRLMHDKGLSTTIGWRDEDANGKSVPDGQRALLQRLRMWDERFRAKNSHERNLKQAFGEINRMASALGLPKSIRETAGILYRRAVEKDLLPGRSIEGMSTASLYAATRQHGMPRPLEEFSDVSRVKKIRVQRAYRYLSRELELKIEPELPTQFLPQFASSLGVSDEAEQRSREILEVATENGVHSGKNPAGLAAAALYAATHLTNEQLTQETVSEVAHISQVTIQNRYKELLEVYEKDI, encoded by the coding sequence ATGCGCCAAGAACATAACATCGAACAGCCGTTAGATAATCTCAATCAGGCCTCAGAGTACATTGAAAACAGCGTGTGCCCCGAGTGTTCAGGTCAAATCACTCATAACGATACCGGAGGTGAATCAACTTGTGAAGATTGTGGGTTGATTTTCAAGGAAAACCGGATCGATCATGGTCCAGAGTGGCGTGCGTTCACGTCAGAGGAGCGCGATGAGAAGAGTCGTGTTGGTTCCCCAACAACACGGCTGATGCATGATAAGGGTTTAAGTACAACTATCGGCTGGCGAGATGAGGACGCTAACGGAAAATCAGTTCCTGATGGTCAACGCGCTCTGTTACAGCGTCTTCGGATGTGGGATGAACGGTTTCGAGCAAAAAATTCTCATGAACGAAATCTTAAACAAGCATTCGGTGAAATAAACCGGATGGCGTCTGCACTCGGCCTTCCGAAATCAATCCGAGAAACAGCGGGTATCCTATACAGACGTGCTGTAGAGAAGGACTTACTACCCGGCCGATCGATTGAAGGGATGTCAACAGCTTCGCTGTACGCGGCTACACGACAGCATGGAATGCCACGGCCATTAGAAGAATTCTCTGATGTGAGTCGTGTTAAAAAAATCCGAGTCCAGCGAGCGTATCGATATCTATCCCGTGAACTTGAGTTAAAAATTGAACCGGAGCTTCCGACTCAATTTCTTCCACAATTCGCTTCATCACTTGGCGTGAGCGATGAAGCGGAACAGCGTTCTCGAGAAATTCTTGAGGTTGCGACAGAAAATGGGGTACACAGTGGGAAGAACCCGGCAGGATTAGCGGCTGCTGCGTTATATGCTGCGACCCATCTTACGAACGAACAGCTCACACAAGAGACTGTGAGCGAAGTCGCCCACATAAGCCAAGTTACAATACAAAATCGATATAAGGAGCTTCTCGAAGTGTACGAAAAGGATATATAA
- a CDS encoding helix-turn-helix domain-containing protein, with the protein MGNNSAASEDAPALQEVLDALDDPDCRSILRQTVEPMTANELNDVCDIPKSTLYRKLELLSSASLVREWDTINSGGGRVTHYKRSFDNVMISVDDTGEFSVSIERPPQSTDERLVDIWSMMGDEV; encoded by the coding sequence ATGGGAAATAATTCAGCGGCATCCGAGGACGCACCGGCGTTACAGGAAGTCCTTGATGCGCTGGATGATCCCGACTGTCGTTCCATCCTCCGCCAAACCGTTGAACCCATGACCGCGAACGAATTGAATGATGTCTGTGACATCCCAAAGTCGACGTTGTATCGTAAATTAGAATTACTCAGTTCCGCTTCCCTTGTCCGAGAGTGGGATACGATCAATTCCGGGGGTGGACGTGTTACCCATTACAAAAGATCATTCGATAACGTGATGATATCTGTGGACGATACAGGCGAGTTTTCGGTGAGTATTGAGCGGCCCCCACAGTCCACCGATGAACGGCTTGTAGATATCTGGTCGATGATGGGAGACGAAGTATGA
- a CDS encoding arylsulfotransferase family protein — MNRVLIAIFNVTQTENGTVLAGFMDSGYASCGSDESPCTRTGFRVIDPGKDLQVLSGYSFPVRTNKNSVVHDVERLESGEYLVTDMEYKRIFTVKNGEVTWQWNASSFYDAPQDPTTTDWLHINDVGVTSTGHYLVSVRNANQLLVIKRGEGVVDVNNKDTTDSNETNCHISCQLADYDSDGDIRCGDPDVLNHQHNPQWLGDDAVLVADSEHDWVVELHRTENGSVEPAWTLDRAGGITFNWPQDADHLPNGNTLITDTLNRRFVEVNESGKVVWSVQTERIPYEAGRLPVGESGEGPGTRVMEVALEVSIKTCRLSHCCS, encoded by the coding sequence GTGAATCGAGTGCTGATAGCTATTTTTAACGTCACCCAAACAGAGAACGGAACAGTGTTAGCCGGGTTCATGGACAGCGGGTACGCTTCGTGCGGATCAGACGAGTCTCCCTGTACCCGAACGGGATTCCGAGTCATTGACCCCGGGAAAGACCTGCAGGTGCTTTCGGGGTATAGCTTCCCGGTGCGAACGAACAAGAACAGCGTAGTCCACGATGTCGAACGACTCGAATCGGGTGAATATTTGGTCACCGATATGGAGTACAAGCGTATCTTTACTGTCAAGAACGGCGAAGTCACGTGGCAGTGGAATGCGAGTTCGTTCTACGACGCCCCACAAGATCCGACAACGACCGACTGGCTACACATCAACGACGTGGGCGTCACCAGCACCGGACACTATCTCGTCTCAGTGCGGAACGCCAACCAGCTTCTCGTCATCAAGCGCGGAGAGGGTGTCGTCGACGTCAACAACAAAGACACGACCGATTCAAACGAGACCAACTGTCATATATCATGCCAGTTAGCCGACTATGACAGTGATGGCGATATTCGATGTGGCGACCCTGACGTGCTCAACCACCAGCACAATCCTCAGTGGCTCGGGGATGATGCCGTCCTCGTCGCTGATAGCGAGCACGACTGGGTCGTCGAACTCCACCGGACTGAGAATGGGAGTGTGGAACCAGCGTGGACACTCGACCGTGCTGGTGGTATCACGTTTAATTGGCCTCAAGATGCTGATCATCTCCCGAACGGGAATACATTGATCACAGACACGTTGAATCGCCGGTTTGTCGAAGTAAACGAATCAGGAAAGGTGGTCTGGAGCGTCCAAACTGAGCGTATTCCATATGAAGCAGGTCGCCTCCCAGTTGGTGAATCTGGCGAGGGGCCCGGTACACGAGTGATGGAGGTGGCGTTGGAAGTGTCAATAAAGACGTGCCGGCTCTCTCACTGCTGCTCGTAG
- a CDS encoding metal-dependent transcriptional regulator, with product MDSSPVVEDTLKTIYHLQQEAGPPVSTSDIADRLDKAQATVTSTLDRLEAQGLIAREPYHGSELTDDGKTVAVEVLRHHRLLETYLADHLDYPWEQVHEEADRLEHHISEEFERRLAETLENPRRDPHGDPIPSEDLEPPNQDPMTPLSACEVGDRVVITRVSDRNENDLAYLADVGITPGTAVRIVDIAPFGMLTLAVDDTEQAIPEGVATSIRVTPVNDADDSGSVEHRGDA from the coding sequence ATGGATTCGAGTCCAGTAGTTGAGGACACCCTCAAAACGATCTACCACCTCCAGCAGGAAGCGGGTCCACCGGTGTCAACATCTGATATTGCCGATCGGCTCGATAAGGCACAGGCGACGGTTACGAGTACGCTTGACCGACTTGAAGCGCAGGGACTGATCGCACGCGAACCGTACCATGGAAGCGAACTCACCGACGACGGCAAAACCGTTGCGGTCGAAGTACTCCGGCATCACCGGCTCCTCGAAACCTATCTGGCCGACCACCTCGATTACCCTTGGGAACAGGTCCACGAGGAAGCCGACAGACTCGAACACCACATCAGCGAGGAGTTCGAACGGCGGCTCGCCGAGACACTCGAAAACCCCCGGCGAGACCCCCACGGCGATCCGATTCCAAGCGAAGACCTAGAGCCGCCGAATCAGGACCCGATGACACCCCTGTCAGCCTGTGAGGTCGGCGATCGAGTGGTCATCACTCGCGTTAGCGATCGCAACGAGAACGACCTCGCATACTTGGCCGACGTCGGGATCACGCCGGGCACAGCTGTCCGTATTGTTGACATCGCCCCGTTCGGAATGCTTACTCTCGCTGTCGACGATACTGAGCAAGCCATTCCCGAAGGGGTTGCGACGTCGATCCGAGTGACCCCCGTGAACGACGCCGACGACTCGGGTAGCGTTGAGCACCGGGGTGACGCATGA
- a CDS encoding TMEM165/GDT1 family protein encodes MTPFLEIVVIAAIAQLTVLPGEKVQFIIAGLSTRFKPLLVVAAAGTAFAGWTVLEILFGQALQQALPGVVLDGITAALFLLFAVLLVRSAPGSHTVPVESGTQTDGGVVGTRITDINPEFEAFGYTIGGQLGEFLTIFAMMAAGEFGDKTQLVTIGLAAQYGASAAIWAGEMLVIIPVSLANAYFFHTFSHRFDVRKAHYAGAALFAFFGVDTILGIATGPEAVFGHNSLWEAIVSAASDALLAVV; translated from the coding sequence ATGACGCCATTTCTGGAGATCGTCGTAATCGCGGCCATCGCACAGCTCACCGTACTGCCAGGGGAGAAAGTCCAGTTCATTATCGCCGGACTGTCGACCCGGTTCAAGCCACTGCTGGTTGTCGCGGCGGCCGGGACGGCATTCGCGGGCTGGACCGTCCTCGAGATCCTGTTCGGCCAGGCGCTCCAGCAGGCGCTCCCGGGCGTCGTCCTCGACGGGATTACGGCGGCGCTCTTCCTGCTGTTCGCGGTGTTACTCGTCCGGTCAGCACCTGGCAGCCATACTGTCCCAGTCGAGAGCGGCACACAGACGGATGGTGGCGTCGTCGGGACACGAATCACGGATATCAACCCGGAGTTCGAAGCGTTCGGCTACACGATCGGCGGGCAACTGGGCGAATTTCTCACCATCTTCGCGATGATGGCTGCTGGGGAGTTCGGCGATAAGACCCAGCTTGTCACCATCGGGCTGGCGGCACAGTACGGGGCTAGTGCCGCGATCTGGGCGGGTGAAATGTTGGTCATCATCCCGGTGAGCCTTGCGAACGCGTACTTCTTCCACACGTTCTCACACCGCTTCGACGTCCGGAAGGCCCACTACGCCGGCGCGGCACTGTTTGCGTTCTTTGGGGTGGATACGATCTTAGGGATAGCGACCGGCCCGGAAGCGGTGTTCGGTCACAACAGCCTCTGGGAGGCGATCGTCAGCGCCGCTTCGGATGCGCTCCTCGCAGTCGTGTGA